In one Lolium rigidum isolate FL_2022 chromosome 3, APGP_CSIRO_Lrig_0.1, whole genome shotgun sequence genomic region, the following are encoded:
- the LOC124695271 gene encoding uncharacterized protein LOC124695271: protein MEMKLSPGAAGEVHGGGGAGCKKRPPSRLQKKAPASLQVEPVAGAAAQASPAAWADGRTPIPLLSPLVTSPAPLWEGGSAQAEARSGGEAGFSLSPPRHGAHGGERHADEKAKTTPAPGHSGGWLHPAMPTPPPAPAPVASGWRHPAMPAPVAEPATLAPLFKSQCTVEMRNAQH, encoded by the coding sequence ATGGAGATGAAGCTCTCGCCCGGCGCCGCAGGCGAggtgcacggcggcggcggcgccggctgcaAGAAGCGCCCgccgagccggctccagaagaagGCGCCCGCGTCGCTGCAGGTCGAGCCGGTCGCCGGCGCCGCAGCCCAGGCGTCCCCCGCCGCGTGGGCCGACGGCAGGACGCCGATCCCGCTCCTGTCGCCGCTCGTcacctcgccggcgccgctgTGGGAGGGCGGGTCGGCCCAGGCCGAGGCCAGGAGCGGCGGGGAAGCTGGCTTCAGCCTGAGCCCGCCCCGGCACGGCGCGCATGGCGGTGAGCGCCACGCGGACGAGAAGGCCAAGACGACGCCCGCGCCCGGGCACAGCGGTGGGTGGCTGCACCCGGCcatgccgacgccgccgccggcgcccgcgCCCGTGGCCAGCGGGTGGCGGCACCCTGCCATGCCGGCGCCGGTCGCGGAGCCGGCCACCCTGGCGCCGCTCTTCAAGTCGCAGTGCACGGTGGAGATGCGCAACGCCCAGCACTGA
- the LOC124702066 gene encoding RNA polymerase sigma factor sigB-like, translated as MSSCLAPQFKWPPSTRATVFREPGGGGGGCAGTGSFRPGRVHCAMSSAAVLEAERLESLAAGGRRLVYDPSNNTNLPGDFGQAILNQEAVVTAAAAEAVALARAAAEVAGEAARMARPEHRPADVDSHNVPEDNYLAREFLRADARSRYADTSLLDDAGFVSIFSDESESDDDEQGAPGVAVKSARQVERRARRVRAATKLAKSFSDRRPVAASSRKKGVKGCRNPMGCFYKMSARRLLTAKQEVELSEGIQDLLKLEAVQKEVAHYNGGEPTFGQWAAAAGTDEHTLRKRLSYGIYCKNMMVKSNVRLVISIAKEFEGPATEFSDLIQEGMQGLIRGAEKFDASKGFRFSTYSHWWIKQAIRKSVLEQTQIIRLPAHMAEASSRVKECRRRLRRELNRLPTNEEIASDTGMTTRRVEAAMCLPRYSVSLTGKVGSTDVTYQEIMADTSTETAEETLHRWFMKKDVDKALGSLSPREREVIRYRFGMDDGRARTLHDIGQLMGVSRERIRQIEMVAFRKLRSKKKVTSLQHYLEPAESW; from the exons ATGTCGTCGTGCCTGGCGCCGCAGTTCAAGTGGCCCCCTTCCACCCGGGCGACGGTGTTCAGGgagcccggcggcggcggaggcggctgcGCCGGAACCGGCAGCTTCCGGCCAGGAAGGGTCCACTGCGCGATGTCCTCCGCGGCCGTCCTCGAGGCCGAGCGCTTGGAGTCCCTAGCCGCCGGAGGTCGCCGGCTCGTCTACGACCCTTCTAACAACACGAACCTCCCG GGAGATTTCGGCCAGGCGATTCTCAACCAAGAGGCGGTGGTGACGGCCGCAGCCGCGGAGGCCGTGGCGCTAGCCCGAGCagcggcggaggtcgccggagaagCTGCCCGGATGGCGCGACCCGAGCACCGGCCAGCCGACGTCGACAGCCACAACGTACCAGAGGACAACTACTTGGCAAGAGAGTTCCTTCGTGCCGATGCGCGGTCGCGGTATGCCGACACCAGTTTGCTGGACGACGCGGGGTTTGTCAGCATCTTCAGCGACGAGTCGGAGTCGGACGACGACGAGCAGGGCGCCCCGGGCGTGGCTGTCAAGTCGGCGCGTCAAGTGGAGAGAAGAGCTCGCAGAGTGAGGGCGGCGACGAAGCTGGCTAAATCTTTCAGTGACCGGAGGCCTGTCGCGGCCTCCTCGAGGAAGAAGGGGGTGAAGGGTTGCCGGAATCCCATGGGCTGCTTCTATAAGATGTCGGCACGGAGACTTCTCACAGCGAAGCAAGAAGTTGAGTTATCGGAAGGCATTCAG GATCTACTGAAGTTGGAGGCTGTCCAAAAGGAGGTTGCACACTACAACGGTGGTGAACCGACGTTCGGACAGTGGGCAGCAGCAGCTGGCACCGATGAGCACACTTTGCGAAAACGTCTCAGCTATGGAATTTACTGCAAGAACATGATGGTCAAATCAAATGTGCGGCTTGTAATCTCGATAGCCAAAGAGTTCGAAGGCCCTGCGACAGAGTTTTCTGATCTTATTCAG GAAGGAATGCAGGGCCTTATAAGGGGTGCTGAAAAGTTTGATGCTTCCAAGGGTTTTAGATTCTCTACATATTCTCACTGGTGGATCAAGCAAGCAATACGCAAGTCAGTTTTAGAACAAACCCAAATTATCCGCTTGCCA GCACACATGGCCGAAGCAAGTTCGCGAGTGAAGGAATGCCGACGACGACTCCGCCGGGAGCTGAATAGGCTGCCCACGAACGAAGAAATTGCGTCAGACACGGGGATGACAACCAGACGGGTCGAAGCAGCAATGTGCCTCCCAAGGTACAGCGTATCCCTGACGGGCAAGGTCGGGAGCACGGACGTGACCTACCAG GAGATCATGGCGGACACGAGCACGGAGACGGCGGAGGAGACGCTGCACAGATGGTTCATGAAGAAAGACGTGGACAAGGCGCTGGGCAGCCTGAGCCCTCGCGAGAGGGAGGTGATCAGGTACAGGTTCGGGATGGACGACGGCAGGGCGAGGACACTGCATGACATCGGGCAGCTGATGGGGGTGAGCAGGGAGAGGATCCGGCAGATCGAGATGGTCGCGTTCCGGAAGCTCAGGAGCAAGAAGAAGGTGACGTCGCTGCAGCACTACCTCGAGCCGGCGGAGAGCTGGTAG